The following are encoded together in the Prionailurus viverrinus isolate Anna chromosome B3, UM_Priviv_1.0, whole genome shotgun sequence genome:
- the LOC125168430 gene encoding RNA polymerase-associated protein LEO1-like, whose product MDLFGDIGDISSDSDGDNENSIPGQPHEERGVPQDQQEEEPISEGRIEIEIPNVNSDLGNELYFVKLPRFLSIESKPFDPQYYEDEFEGVKVLDEEDRTMLKLKVENTIRWRKRRDEEGNEIKESNTRIVKWSDGSLSLHLGNEVFDVYKAPLQGNYNHLFVREDTGLQGQAVFKAKLTFRPHSTDSVTHRKMTLLLANRCSRTQKIRILPMAGCDPECQRTEMIKKKECLRASTQQTVHLWEGQNQQGLGVPYQDPNSVHEEEEGIKAVKNHNQGDL is encoded by the exons ATGGATCTATTTGGAGACATAGGTGACATTTCTTCAGACAGTGATGGGGACAATGAAAATTCCATTCCAGGGCAGCCTCAT GAAGAACGTGGAGTGCCTCAGGACCAACAGGAGGAAGAGCCGATTTCTGAAGgcagaatagaaatagaaatccCCAATGTCAACTCTGATTTGGGGAATGAATTGTACTTTGTTAAACTACCCAGGTTTCTCAGCATAGAATCCAA ACCTTTTGATCCTCAGTATTATGAAGACGAATTTGAAGGTGTGAAAGTGCTTGATGAGGAAGATAGAACCATGTTAAAATTGAAG GTGGAAAATACTATAAGATGGAGGAAACGCCGGgatgaggaaggaaatgaaattaaagaaagcaATACTCGGATAGTCAAGTGGTCAGATGGAAG CCTTTCCCTGCATCTGGGCAATGAAGTGTTTGATGTCTACAAGGCCCCCCTGCAGGGCAATTACAACCACCTGTTCGTTCGAGAAGACACAGGTCTACAGGGACAAGCTGTCTTCAAAGCCAAGCTCACCTTCAG ACCTCACTCTACAGACAGTGTCACACATAGAAAGATGACCCTGCTGCTTGCTAATAGATGCTCAAGGACGCAGAAGATTAGAATCTTACCAATGGCTGGTTGTGATCCTGAGTGCCAGCGCACTGAAATGATTAAG aaaaaggaatGTTTGAGGGCTTCTACTCAGCAGACAGTCCAtctgtgggaggggcagaaccAGCAGGGGCTGGGTGTCCCCTACCAGGACCCCAATAGTGTccatgaggaagaggaaggcatcAAAGCTGTGAAAAACCATAACCAAGGGGACCTTTGA